One genomic window of Pagrus major chromosome 22, Pma_NU_1.0 includes the following:
- the LOC141018461 gene encoding gap junction Cx32.2 protein-like, translating to MGEWSFLSALLDKVQSHSTVVGKVWMSVLFLFRIFILAAGVDKIWGDEQSNMDCNTQSPGCKMACYDRSFPMSHTRFWVLQILFVSTPTLIYLGHVLLVIRRENKLRGRMEQKFGKNGMVKAPKYSDEHGKVQLKGILLFSYMLQLLFKILLEVAFIVGQYYLYGFILMPTMISFPHYPCRAPVNCFISRPTEKSVFIVFMLAMAVLSVILNIVEMFHLMISRMKERKRRNSGPFTSEMHCVNKPIHNLTETVTHC from the coding sequence ATGGGGGAGTGGTCCTTTCTGTCTGCCTTGTTGGACAAGGTACAGTCACACTCCACTGTGGTGGGGaaggtctggatgagtgtccTTTTCCTCTTCAGGATCTTCATCCTGGCTGCTGGCGTAGATAAAATATGGGGAGATGAACAGTCAAACATGGACTGTAACACACAAAGCCCCGGCTGCAAGATGGCTTGCTACGATCGATCTTTCCCCATGTCTCACACACGCTTCTGGGTCCTCCAGATCCTCTTCGTCTCTACACCCACACTCATCTATCTGGGCCATGTCCTGCTGGTGATTCGCAGAGAGAACAAGCTGAGGGGACGCATGGAGCAGAAATTTGGTAAAAATGGGATGGTCAAAGCTCCAAAGTATTCAGATGAACATGGCAAAGTGCAGCTCAAGGGCATCCTGCTGTTCAGCTacatgctgcagctgctgttcaAGATCCTGCTTGAAGTTGCATTCATTGTAGGCCAGTACTACCTTTATGGCTTCATACTTATGCCTACTATGATTTCATTTCCCCACTACCCCTGTCGGGCACCAGTAAACTGCTTCATAAGTCGTCCCACTGAGAAATCCGTCTTTATTGTCTTCATGTTGGCGATGGCCGTCCTCTCTGTGATCCTCAACATTGTGGAGATGTTCCACCTAATGATCTCCaggatgaaggagaggaaaaggaggaacaGTGGCCCATTTACCTCTGAGATGCACTGTGTCAACAAACCAATACACAATTTGACTGAGACAGTTACACATTGTTGA